From Carassius auratus strain Wakin chromosome 22, ASM336829v1, whole genome shotgun sequence, a single genomic window includes:
- the LOC113040375 gene encoding uncharacterized protein LOC113040375 isoform X2, which yields MEGDSVTLPTGVSKIQEDDLIMWMSGNYCIAKLNISSQVISETHNIFRDRLKLDHQTGSLTITNTRSTDSGLYKAQMIGQHVSKKTFNVTVIARLPFPVITSYCPQNPSPSGSSPSRCVLLCSVVNVGHVTLSWYKGNSLLSSISVSDLSISLSLPLEVEYQEKNSYSCVINNPIRNQTTHLDISKLCQPCSECVCCCKSTEAVIRLAVSALVGVATVVVLVYDIRSRRAEQKERALISLSDHN from the exons ATGGAGGGCGATTCTGTCACCTTACCGACTGGTGTGTCTAAAATACAAGAGGATGATCTGATAATGTGGATGAGTGGAAACTACTGTATCGCTAAACTCAACATATCATCCCAAGTCATCTCTGAAACTCACAACATATTCAGAGaccgactgaagctggatcatcagactggatctctgaccatcacaaacaccagaagcaCAGACTCCGGACTTTATAAAGCACAGATGATTGGACAACATGTGTCAAAGAAAACTTTCAATGTCACCGTCATCG CTCGTCTGCCTTTTCCTGTTATCACGAGTTACTGTCCTCAGAATCCTTCTCCATCAGGATCATCGCCATCCAGATGTGtactgttgtgttcagtggtgaatgtgggtcacgtaactctctcctggtacaaaggaaacagtttattgtccagcatcagtgtgtctgatctcagcatcagtctctctctacctctggaggtggaatatcaggagaaaaacagctacagctgtgtgatcaacaatcccatcagaaaccagaccacacatctggacatcagcaaactctgtcagcCATGTTCAG AATGCGTCTGCTGTTGTAAGTcaactgaagctgtgatccgattggctgtctctgctctggtgggcgtggctactgttgttgttctggtttatgacatcagatccagaagagcTGAGCAGAAAGAAAGAGCTCTGATATCATTATCGGACCATAACTGA
- the LOC113040375 gene encoding uncharacterized protein LOC113040375 isoform X1, whose amino-acid sequence MLQWLVLFVLCFWRLVDVIGVEADEIETLSVMEGDSVTLPTGVSKIQEDDLIMWMSGNYCIAKLNISSQVISETHNIFRDRLKLDHQTGSLTITNTRSTDSGLYKAQMIGQHVSKKTFNVTVIARLPFPVITSYCPQNPSPSGSSPSRCVLLCSVVNVGHVTLSWYKGNSLLSSISVSDLSISLSLPLEVEYQEKNSYSCVINNPIRNQTTHLDISKLCQPCSECVCCCKSTEAVIRLAVSALVGVATVVVLVYDIRSRRAEQKERALISLSDHN is encoded by the exons ATGCTTCAGtggcttgttttgtttgttttgtgcttCTGGCGTCTTGTTG ATGTGATTGGTGTTGAGGCAGATGAAATCGAGACGTTGTCAGTGATGGAGGGCGATTCTGTCACCTTACCGACTGGTGTGTCTAAAATACAAGAGGATGATCTGATAATGTGGATGAGTGGAAACTACTGTATCGCTAAACTCAACATATCATCCCAAGTCATCTCTGAAACTCACAACATATTCAGAGaccgactgaagctggatcatcagactggatctctgaccatcacaaacaccagaagcaCAGACTCCGGACTTTATAAAGCACAGATGATTGGACAACATGTGTCAAAGAAAACTTTCAATGTCACCGTCATCG CTCGTCTGCCTTTTCCTGTTATCACGAGTTACTGTCCTCAGAATCCTTCTCCATCAGGATCATCGCCATCCAGATGTGtactgttgtgttcagtggtgaatgtgggtcacgtaactctctcctggtacaaaggaaacagtttattgtccagcatcagtgtgtctgatctcagcatcagtctctctctacctctggaggtggaatatcaggagaaaaacagctacagctgtgtgatcaacaatcccatcagaaaccagaccacacatctggacatcagcaaactctgtcagcCATGTTCAG AATGCGTCTGCTGTTGTAAGTcaactgaagctgtgatccgattggctgtctctgctctggtgggcgtggctactgttgttgttctggtttatgacatcagatccagaagagcTGAGCAGAAAGAAAGAGCTCTGATATCATTATCGGACCATAACTGA